One window of Mus caroli chromosome 11, CAROLI_EIJ_v1.1, whole genome shotgun sequence genomic DNA carries:
- the Npm1 gene encoding nucleophosmin, which yields MEDSMDMDMSPLRPQNYLFGCELKADKDYHFKVDNDENEHQLSLRTVSLGAGAKDELHIVEAEAMNYEGSPIKVTLATLKMSVQPTVSLGGFEITPPVVLRLKCGSGPVHISGQHLVAVEEDAESEDEDEEDVKLLGMSGKRSAPGGGNKVPQKKVKLDEDDEDDDEDDEDDEDDDDDDFDEEETEEKVPVKKSVRDTPAKNAQKSNQNGKDLKPSTPRSKGQESFKKQEKTPKTPKGPSSVEDIKAKMQASIEKGGSLPKVEAKFINYVKNCFRMTDQEAIQDLWQWRKSL from the exons ATGGAAGACTCGATGGATATGGACATGAGTCCTCTTAGGCCTCAGAACTACCTTTTCG GCTGTGAACTAAAGGCTGACAAAGACTATCACTTTAAAGTGGATAATGATGAAAATGAGCACCAGTTGTCATTAAGAACG GTCAGTTTAGGAGCAGGGGCAAAAGATGAGTTACACATCGTAGAGGCAGAAGCAATGAACTATGAAGGCAGTCCAATTAAAGTAACACTGGCAACTTTGAAAATGTCTGTACAGCCAACA GTTTCCCTTGGGGGCTTTGAAATTACACCACCTGTGGTCTTACGCTTGAAGTGTGGTTCAGGGCCTGTGCACATTAGTGGACAGCATCTAgtag CTGTAGAGGAAGATGCAGAgtctgaagatgaagatgaggaggatgtAAAACTCTTAGGCATGTCTGGAAAGCGATCTGCTCCTGGAGGTGGTAACAAGGTTCCACAg aaaaaagtaaaacttgATGAAGATGATGAGGACGATGATGAGGATGATGAGGATGATGAAGA tgatgatgatgatgattttgatgaagaggaaactgaagaaaaggtccCAGTGAAGAAA TCTGTACGAGATACCCCAGCCAAAAATgcacaaaaatcaaaccaaaatggAAAAGACTTAAAACCATCAACACCAAGATCAAAG GGTCAAGAGTCCttcaaaaaacaggaaaagactccCAAAACACCAAAAGGACCTAGTTCTGTAGAAGACATTAAGGCAAAAATGCAAGCAAGTATAGAAAAA GGCGGTTCTCTTCCCAAAGTGGAAGCCAAGTTCATTAATTATGTGAAGAATTGTTTCCGGATGACTGACCAGGAG GCTATTCAAGATCTCTGGCAGTGGAGGAAGTCTCTTTAA